The Streptomyces vinaceus genome contains the following window.
CCGGTCCCAGTTCCATGCGATGGCCGTCGACCAGCTGACCGCGTGGACCCTGCCCGACGCCTCGCTCGTCGGCCTCCGGCTCAACCACCGGTTCAACCTCTGGGCCCTGGCGTGGGACGACTACTTCGCCTCCGCGTTCAAGCAGACGGGCGACCTCGCGGGCGCCCAGGCCTTCACCGCCCGGCTCCACGCCTTCCTGCCCCCGGAGCCGGGCGTCCGCCTGCCGGAGCCGGCCAACGCGGTCGAGAAGGCGATGGCCGACCTCCAGCAGCGCCTGTTCCCGCCGGGCCTCGCGCACTGGCGGCAGGGGCTCAACCGGGCGCTGGCACGTTACGTCGACGCCGGGGTCCAGGAACTGGTCAACAGCCGTGCCGGGCGCGTGCCCGACCTCATCGAGTACGCCCAGTTCCGCCGCGAGAGCTTCGCCGCGTACACCGCGCCGTACTCCGTCGAACTCGCCACCGGCGCGCGGATCCCCGAGCGGATCCGGCACAGCCGCACCGTCGGCGCCCTTCTCGACGC
Protein-coding sequences here:
- a CDS encoding terpene synthase family protein, whose translation is MKVQDIELPVLRMPYQVRLNPYLPLLRKETETWAREMGMLAGDDAQQARPIWTRSQFHAMAVDQLTAWTLPDASLVGLRLNHRFNLWALAWDDYFASAFKQTGDLAGAQAFTARLHAFLPPEPGVRLPEPANAVEKAMADLQQRLFPPGLAHWRQGLNRALARYVDAGVQELVNSRAGRVPDLIEYAQFRRESFAAYTAPYSVELATGARIPERIRHSRTVGALLDAFMDYMGLANDIASYQREVHDEYDVNNLVVVLETSLGLTVEEAMHAAADLVTARLSHFEHLIRNELPPLVSRAGLDQDERTELEVWLRGARSFLSGLHAWYTGAPRYAAGSGTH